One region of Candidatus Methylomirabilota bacterium genomic DNA includes:
- a CDS encoding carbon-nitrogen hydrolase family protein, with product MILRVALLHLAPIPGDVAHNRRLVETALVAAAGDGAQCIITPEFCVSGFTFADRIGTEWIREQPDPWMAGFRRRVADLGVTVFLSHPERDARTGALHNSVFVIGPDGAILGTHRKINTLRVGSEAWSTPGDEVAAIEAAPLGRVGVLVCADACSPWIAKSLAAQGARLLVSSAAWAPGMHGPNGEWEHCTLDTGLPLVVCNRTGPDQTMSFAAAESVVVAGGRKLLSLRSERSAIFVIDWDAEAHRLAGESCRRIDL from the coding sequence GTGATCTTGCGGGTCGCCCTGCTCCATCTCGCGCCGATTCCGGGGGATGTCGCGCACAACCGGCGACTCGTCGAGACCGCGCTGGTCGCCGCCGCGGGCGACGGCGCGCAGTGCATCATCACCCCCGAGTTCTGCGTGAGCGGCTTCACGTTCGCGGACCGGATCGGCACCGAGTGGATCCGCGAGCAGCCGGATCCGTGGATGGCCGGCTTCCGCCGCCGCGTGGCCGACCTCGGCGTGACCGTGTTCCTCTCCCATCCGGAGCGCGACGCGCGGACCGGCGCGCTGCACAACTCGGTCTTCGTGATCGGGCCCGACGGCGCGATCCTCGGCACCCACCGGAAGATCAACACGCTGCGCGTCGGCTCCGAGGCCTGGTCGACGCCGGGCGACGAGGTGGCCGCGATCGAGGCGGCGCCGCTGGGACGCGTGGGCGTGCTGGTCTGCGCCGACGCCTGCTCGCCCTGGATCGCCAAGAGCCTCGCGGCCCAGGGAGCGCGGCTGCTCGTCTCCTCCGCCGCGTGGGCACCCGGGATGCACGGTCCCAACGGGGAGTGGGAGCACTGCACGCTCGACACCGGCCTGCCGCTCGTGGTCTGCAACCGCACCGGCCCCGACCAGACCATGAGCTTCGCCGCGGCGGAGAGCGTGGTCGTCGCGGGCGGGCGGAAGCTCCTGTCGCTGCGCTCGGAGCGCTCGGCCATCTTCGTGATCGACTGGGACGCCGAGGCCCACCGCCTGGCCGGCGAGTCTTGCCGGCGAATCGATCTGTGA
- a CDS encoding DUF3303 family protein, translating to MLYMVIEYFNAGAAPDIYRRARDLGRQLPPGLEYVDSWVDLDYVRCFQLMRTEDRSLFDTWTKAWADLCHFEIIPVRTSAETARSLADRLSAADST from the coding sequence ATGCTCTACATGGTGATCGAGTACTTCAACGCCGGCGCGGCGCCCGACATCTACCGGCGGGCGCGCGACCTGGGCCGCCAGCTGCCGCCCGGCCTCGAGTACGTGGACAGCTGGGTCGACCTCGACTACGTCCGCTGCTTCCAGCTGATGCGCACCGAGGACCGCTCGCTCTTCGACACGTGGACGAAAGCGTGGGCCGATCTCTGCCACTTCGAGATCATCCCGGTGCGCACCTCGGCCGAGACCGCGCGCAGCCTCGCGGACCGCCTGTCCGCCGCGGACTCCACGTGA
- a CDS encoding VOC family protein: protein MPVVGVDHVQIAMPAGGEAEARAFYGDLLGIPEIPKPPALAARGGAWFERGTLKIHLGVDRDFRPARKAHAGLLVSGLDALVERLRAAGHAVLDDEPLAGYQRVYVNDPFGNRLELMEPRP, encoded by the coding sequence ATGCCGGTGGTCGGCGTCGACCACGTGCAGATCGCGATGCCGGCCGGGGGCGAGGCCGAGGCCCGCGCCTTCTACGGCGATTTGCTCGGGATCCCCGAGATCCCGAAGCCGCCGGCGCTCGCCGCGCGGGGCGGGGCCTGGTTCGAGCGCGGGACGCTCAAGATCCATCTGGGCGTGGACCGCGACTTCCGCCCGGCCCGGAAGGCGCACGCGGGCCTCCTGGTCAGCGGGCTCGACGCCCTCGTCGAGCGCCTGCGGGCGGCCGGCCACGCGGTCCTCGACGACGAGCCGCTGGCCGGCTACCAGCGCGTGTACGTCAACGACCCCTTCGGCAACCGCCTCGAGCTGATGGAGCCGCGGCCCTGA
- a CDS encoding alpha/beta hydrolase, with protein MGTRLTAPANRPVPVPADLAVESVRIPEASAAGLAAWWMEANPERGAVVLLHSIRVDRRSMLPRARLLLREGLSVLLVDLQAHGESPGERITLGFRESGNARAALAWLKHRRPNVRVGVIGTSLGGAAVLLGPQPVGVDAVVVEAVYPDIRIALQNRVRLRLGPLAPVLAPLLVAQLRPRLGAGPEDLRPIDGIARLGAPVLVVAGELDRHTTLAESNALFAAAAAPKELWIVAGAHHQDFLAKDPDGYRERVIGFLRRHLRS; from the coding sequence ATGGGCACTCGTCTCACCGCGCCCGCGAACCGACCGGTGCCGGTGCCCGCCGACCTCGCGGTCGAGTCGGTGCGTATTCCCGAGGCGAGCGCGGCCGGACTGGCCGCGTGGTGGATGGAAGCGAATCCCGAGCGCGGCGCGGTGGTCCTGCTGCACTCGATCCGGGTCGATCGGCGCAGCATGCTGCCGCGCGCCCGCCTGCTGCTGCGCGAAGGGCTCTCGGTACTCCTGGTCGACCTGCAGGCGCACGGCGAGAGCCCGGGCGAGCGGATCACCCTGGGCTTCCGCGAGTCGGGCAACGCCCGCGCCGCGCTCGCCTGGTTGAAGCATCGGCGGCCGAACGTTCGCGTCGGCGTGATCGGCACGTCACTCGGCGGCGCGGCGGTGCTGCTGGGGCCGCAGCCGGTCGGCGTCGACGCGGTCGTCGTCGAGGCGGTCTACCCCGACATCCGGATCGCGCTCCAGAACCGCGTCCGCCTCCGCCTCGGCCCGCTCGCGCCGGTCCTCGCTCCACTCCTGGTCGCACAGCTGCGCCCCAGGCTCGGCGCCGGACCCGAGGATCTCCGCCCGATCGACGGCATCGCCCGCCTCGGCGCGCCGGTTCTGGTGGTGGCGGGAGAGCTGGACCGACATACGACGCTCGCCGAGTCGAACGCCCTCTTCGCGGCCGCCGCGGCCCCGAAGGAGCTGTGGATCGTCGCCGGCGCGCACCATCAGGACTTCCTCGCCAAGGATCCCGACGGCTATCGCGAGCGCGTCATCGGCTTCCTGCGCCGGCACCTCCGGTCATGA
- a CDS encoding thioredoxin family protein, protein MASSVVNADRFDKGMTFEQYAAYAGSPENLAREAFGSYYPDGGAIGIARKDNSGVLRDRYARARLADYQVAAIKWLAAQSGGPANILVLSEDWSSDCRRDVPMMARLAEAGGLTLRIFNRDGQKILGKRRPDPAAYPGGNHDIMLEFLNAKDGAEWASVPVVVVYTKDFAELHRYIEYPAIYHKDRIRGHQQAARSGESADQARDRGMREFAAMQASPFFDVWASAAVDEILSALYEKRVVS, encoded by the coding sequence ATGGCCAGCAGCGTCGTGAATGCGGACCGATTCGACAAGGGCATGACGTTCGAGCAGTACGCGGCGTACGCGGGCAGCCCAGAGAACCTCGCGCGCGAGGCGTTCGGCAGCTACTACCCGGACGGGGGCGCGATCGGGATCGCGCGCAAGGACAACAGCGGCGTCCTGCGGGATCGGTACGCGCGGGCACGGCTCGCCGACTACCAGGTGGCGGCCATCAAGTGGCTCGCCGCCCAGTCCGGAGGGCCCGCCAACATCCTGGTCCTCTCCGAGGACTGGTCGTCGGACTGCCGGCGCGACGTCCCGATGATGGCGCGCCTGGCCGAGGCGGGCGGGCTGACCTTGCGCATCTTCAACCGCGACGGCCAGAAGATCCTCGGCAAGCGCCGTCCGGACCCGGCCGCCTATCCCGGCGGCAACCACGACATCATGCTCGAGTTCCTCAACGCCAAGGACGGGGCCGAGTGGGCCTCGGTGCCGGTGGTGGTCGTCTACACCAAGGACTTCGCGGAGCTGCACCGCTACATCGAGTACCCGGCCATCTACCACAAGGACCGCATCCGCGGCCACCAGCAGGCCGCCCGGTCCGGCGAGAGCGCCGACCAGGCGAGGGACCGCGGGATGCGCGAGTTCGCCGCGATGCAGGCCTCGCCCTTCTTCGACGTGTGGGCGAGCGCGGCGGTGGACGAGATCCTCAGCGCGCTCTACGAGAAGCGGGTGGTGTCATGA
- a CDS encoding DUF1272 domain-containing protein: MLELRPGCECCDRDLPPDSDEARVCSFECTFCRACAETVLRGRCPNCGGELQPRPRRPADKLAKYPASTVRVHRPAGCRG; the protein is encoded by the coding sequence ATGCTGGAGCTGCGTCCGGGCTGCGAGTGCTGCGACCGCGATCTGCCGCCCGATTCCGACGAGGCGCGGGTGTGCTCGTTCGAGTGCACGTTCTGCCGCGCGTGCGCCGAGACGGTGCTGCGCGGGCGCTGCCCGAACTGCGGCGGCGAGCTTCAGCCGCGCCCGCGCCGGCCCGCCGACAAGCTCGCGAAGTATCCGGCCTCCACCGTGCGCGTGCACAGGCCGGCGGGCTGTCGGGGGTAG
- a CDS encoding response regulator transcription factor yields the protein MIAVLLVSRDPAMRARLEGVVAGARGRLRLVAGPSGASLARQVAAAQPDVALLDLGAGRVTAVIDALADAARAALIVLTEAPARVLREAAAARELVRAVLPRDATAGEIRAAIDAVVAGLLALHPDALGDAHPTRRPAAARVAPDQPLTGREIEVLGMMADGLGNKIIAARLGISTHTAKFHVASILDKLGAGSRTEAVAIGLRRGLVAI from the coding sequence GTGATCGCGGTGCTGCTGGTGTCGCGCGATCCCGCGATGCGGGCGCGCCTCGAGGGCGTGGTGGCCGGCGCCCGCGGGCGGCTGCGGCTCGTCGCGGGCCCGTCCGGCGCATCGCTGGCCCGACAGGTGGCGGCGGCGCAGCCCGACGTGGCGCTGCTGGACCTCGGGGCCGGGCGCGTGACGGCGGTCATCGACGCGCTGGCCGACGCTGCCCGCGCGGCCCTGATCGTGCTGACCGAGGCCCCGGCCCGCGTCCTGCGCGAGGCGGCCGCCGCGCGCGAGCTCGTGCGCGCGGTGCTGCCCCGCGACGCCACGGCGGGGGAGATCCGCGCCGCCATCGACGCGGTGGTGGCCGGACTGCTCGCGCTCCATCCGGATGCGCTCGGCGACGCGCACCCCACGCGGCGGCCCGCGGCGGCCCGCGTGGCGCCGGATCAGCCGCTGACCGGTCGCGAGATCGAGGTGCTCGGGATGATGGCCGACGGGCTCGGCAACAAGATCATCGCGGCGCGGCTCGGCATCTCGACCCACACCGCCAAGTTCCACGTGGCGTCCATCCTGGACAAGCTGGGCGCGGGCAGCCGCACCGAGGCGGTGGCCATCGGCCTGCGCCGGGGGCTCGTGGCGATCTAG
- a CDS encoding trypsin-like peptidase domain-containing protein — translation MSAVPAAEAAAASLDMAAAATAAALARVTVEVRSGPRAVARGGAAGVPVGAGVIWHPDGLILTNAHVARGDVPVVLWDGRARPARLVARDPERDLAALVVEASGLPAAEIGASAALRVGEVVLAVGNPFGLARALSAGLVHAVDGRVIRADLRLAPGNSGGPLADARGRVVGLNAMIVGGLALAVPSEVARAFVMDVVRAREPRRG, via the coding sequence ATGAGCGCGGTCCCGGCCGCCGAGGCGGCCGCGGCGTCGCTCGACATGGCCGCGGCGGCGACCGCGGCGGCGCTGGCACGGGTCACGGTGGAGGTGCGGAGCGGGCCGCGCGCGGTGGCCCGGGGGGGCGCCGCGGGAGTGCCGGTGGGCGCGGGCGTCATCTGGCATCCCGACGGGCTGATCCTCACCAACGCGCACGTGGCGCGGGGCGACGTCCCGGTCGTGCTGTGGGACGGCCGCGCGCGCCCGGCCCGGCTGGTGGCGCGCGATCCGGAGCGCGATCTGGCCGCGCTGGTCGTGGAGGCCAGCGGGCTCCCCGCGGCCGAGATCGGCGCGTCCGCCGCCCTGCGGGTGGGCGAGGTGGTGCTCGCGGTCGGCAACCCGTTCGGGCTGGCGCGCGCGCTCTCGGCCGGCCTCGTGCACGCCGTCGACGGCCGCGTCATCCGCGCGGACCTGCGGCTGGCGCCCGGCAACTCGGGCGGCCCGCTGGCCGACGCGCGCGGCCGGGTGGTGGGCCTCAACGCCATGATCGTGGGCGGCCTGGCCCTCGCGGTGCCGAGCGAGGTGGCGCGCGCCTTCGTCATGGACGTGGTGCGGGCGCGCGAGCCTCGGCGCGGGTGA
- a CDS encoding S1C family serine protease yields the protein MDALLSLSNDLAAAVARTAPSILAVHGRHRLPSTGIHWRPGIVVTAEHTVRAEDGITVTDADGRSLAAILAGRDRGTDLAVLRVPELGNAAAALGDDSTLRVGHMVLALGHGPRASWGVVSVLGPRWRSWSGGDVDRLIRLDLVMYPGFSGGPLVDASGRVVGLNTSGLARESRLTVPVTTVARVTDDLLRQGHVSRGYLGLGMQTVGLPEALRTRLGLPGEMGLIVVTVQAGGPAEQAGILLGDVLVALDGAPVAELEDVQERLGGDRIGTTVTALVIRAGARVEARITVGEQPRRRA from the coding sequence ATGGACGCTCTGCTGTCGCTCTCCAACGACCTGGCCGCCGCCGTCGCCCGGACGGCGCCGTCGATCCTGGCCGTGCACGGCCGCCATCGGCTGCCGTCGACCGGCATCCACTGGCGCCCGGGCATCGTCGTCACCGCCGAGCACACCGTGCGCGCCGAGGACGGCATCACCGTGACCGACGCGGACGGCCGCTCCCTCGCGGCCATCCTGGCCGGCCGCGATCGCGGCACCGACCTGGCGGTGCTCCGCGTGCCCGAGCTGGGCAACGCCGCCGCGGCGCTCGGCGACGACTCGACGCTGCGGGTCGGCCACATGGTATTGGCGCTCGGCCACGGGCCGCGCGCGAGCTGGGGCGTGGTCAGCGTGCTCGGGCCGCGCTGGCGGAGCTGGAGCGGCGGCGACGTGGATCGCCTCATCCGCCTGGATCTCGTCATGTATCCCGGCTTCTCCGGCGGGCCGCTGGTGGATGCCTCGGGCCGCGTGGTCGGGCTCAACACGTCCGGACTCGCGCGCGAGAGCCGGCTGACCGTGCCGGTCACGACGGTGGCCCGCGTGACCGACGACCTGCTGCGCCAGGGGCACGTGTCGCGCGGCTACCTGGGGCTCGGCATGCAGACGGTGGGGCTTCCGGAGGCGCTGCGCACCCGGCTCGGCCTGCCCGGCGAGATGGGGCTGATCGTGGTGACGGTGCAGGCGGGCGGCCCGGCGGAGCAGGCCGGGATCCTGCTGGGCGACGTGCTGGTCGCGCTCGACGGCGCGCCGGTGGCCGAGCTGGAGGACGTGCAGGAACGGCTCGGCGGAGACCGGATCGGCACGACGGTGACCGCGCTCGTGATCCGCGCGGGCGCGCGCGTCGAGGCGCGCATCACGGTGGGCGAGCAGCCGCGGCGGCGGGCATGA
- a CDS encoding aminotransferase class V-fold PLP-dependent enzyme, giving the protein MALIDKSEFVGLDGVAHLCTGGEAPWLRSHDGACARFGALKSAGMAGREQMFVTAERVRGRAARLLGVTTAEVALLAHASEGLNQAVRSVDWRAGDNVVFADLEYPSLIYPAALLRERGVEPRVVRTRDHYLGLDDLAARVDRRTRLVLVSQVSYLTGQRLDLARCADIARGAGAWLAVDATHAAGVVPVPGAICDFVVSSCYKWLLATHGVGLFAYSARRVGTLAPHTVGWHSVGHRGGTSDPLAMPWRADASRLEAGNPSLLGLAVLDNALQRLEALVPADVERHARDLGRPLIEGLRRRGFPVITPEPVAERAGNICFLADDAAGLAARLAERGVLVWGGEGRIRVSPHVHCDAADIDRFFDALDHVGAARRPQIAAR; this is encoded by the coding sequence GTGGCCCTGATCGACAAGAGCGAGTTCGTCGGACTCGATGGCGTGGCGCACCTCTGCACCGGCGGCGAGGCCCCGTGGCTTCGCTCGCACGACGGCGCGTGCGCCCGCTTCGGCGCGCTCAAGAGCGCGGGCATGGCCGGCCGCGAGCAGATGTTCGTCACCGCCGAGCGGGTGCGCGGCCGCGCGGCCCGGCTGCTGGGCGTCACCACCGCCGAGGTGGCGCTCCTGGCCCACGCCTCGGAGGGCCTCAACCAGGCGGTGCGCTCGGTGGACTGGCGGGCCGGGGACAACGTGGTCTTCGCCGACCTCGAGTACCCGTCGCTGATCTACCCGGCCGCCCTGCTGCGGGAGCGTGGCGTCGAGCCGCGCGTGGTCCGCACCCGCGACCACTACCTGGGGCTCGACGACCTGGCCGCCCGGGTCGATCGGCGAACCCGGCTCGTGCTGGTGAGCCAGGTGAGCTATCTCACCGGTCAGCGCCTCGACCTGGCGCGCTGCGCGGACATCGCCCGCGGCGCCGGCGCCTGGCTTGCGGTGGACGCGACGCACGCCGCCGGGGTGGTGCCGGTGCCGGGCGCGATCTGCGACTTCGTGGTGTCGAGCTGCTACAAGTGGCTGCTCGCGACCCACGGCGTCGGGCTGTTCGCCTACAGCGCGCGCCGCGTCGGCACGCTCGCCCCGCACACCGTGGGCTGGCACAGCGTCGGCCATCGGGGCGGGACGTCGGACCCGCTGGCGATGCCCTGGCGCGCCGACGCCTCGCGCCTCGAGGCCGGCAACCCGAGCCTGCTGGGCCTCGCGGTCCTGGACAATGCGCTGCAGCGCCTCGAGGCGCTCGTACCCGCCGACGTCGAGCGTCACGCCCGGGATCTGGGCCGCCCGCTCATCGAGGGCCTGCGGCGCCGCGGGTTCCCGGTCATCACGCCGGAGCCGGTGGCGGAGCGGGCCGGGAACATCTGTTTCCTGGCCGACGATGCCGCCGGCCTGGCCGCGCGGCTCGCCGAGCGGGGCGTGCTCGTGTGGGGCGGGGAAGGCCGCATCCGGGTCTCGCCGCACGTGCACTGCGACGCGGCCGACATCGACCGCTTCTTCGACGCGCTCGACCACGTCGGCGCGGCCCGCCGCCCGCAGATCGCCGCGCGCTGA
- a CDS encoding class I SAM-dependent methyltransferase — protein sequence MFGTAPSDFALEVARLIRPGDYALDLGCGEGRDSVFFASLGAIVTGVDVSAEGLAKARRLARMRGVRVGWWQGSITGMLPSGPFDLIYSCGSIHYVPRADRGALFARLKTATRPDGHQAHLVFTNDLVHEEKGEVVEYFTAGELHEAFVDWQTITCGQHVIRCAQDGTVHGHAVEELVTARPQG from the coding sequence GTGTTTGGCACGGCCCCATCGGACTTCGCGCTCGAGGTCGCCCGGCTGATCAGGCCGGGCGACTACGCGCTCGATCTCGGGTGTGGCGAGGGCCGTGACAGCGTGTTCTTCGCGAGCCTCGGCGCCATCGTCACCGGGGTGGACGTCTCCGCGGAGGGCCTCGCCAAGGCGAGGCGCCTGGCCCGGATGCGCGGGGTGCGGGTGGGCTGGTGGCAGGGCTCCATCACCGGCATGCTCCCGTCCGGTCCCTTCGATCTGATCTACTCGTGCGGCAGCATCCACTACGTGCCGCGGGCCGACCGCGGCGCGTTATTCGCGCGGCTCAAGACCGCCACGCGGCCCGACGGCCACCAGGCGCATCTCGTGTTCACCAACGACCTGGTGCACGAGGAAAAGGGAGAGGTCGTGGAATATTTCACCGCGGGCGAGCTGCACGAGGCCTTCGTCGACTGGCAGACGATCACGTGCGGCCAGCACGTGATCCGCTGCGCCCAGGACGGGACGGTGCACGGCCACGCCGTGGAAGAGCTGGTGACGGCCCGGCCGCAGGGCTGA
- the ligD gene encoding DNA ligase D → MTLPAWVAPQLATLVSAPPVGDEWVHEVKLDGYRMLTRIDRGRARLLTRNRQDWTDHFTSVAEAAAALPVKEALLDGEIVVFDAAGVSSFQALQQAAESGRALTYVAFDLLFVDGRDLRGEPLIARKKALARLLRGRRGRLRYSEHFDAPGQSVYERACKMALEGIVCKRKDAPYVSGRGSSWLKVKCMARQEFVIGGFTDPEGARADFGSLLLGVHEPDGRLVYAGKVGTGFTNATLATLGQRLRRLEQRTSPFAPDGPRPPARGAHWVKPTLVGEVTFTEWTRDGLLRHPSFQGLRDDKPAGQVVRERSHAPSPPAGRRIAGGSDAPVQVAGVRLTHPDRVLYPEQAVTKLALARYYEAIADWILPHVTGRPLSLVRCPEGQRGQCFYQKHVGAGMPEDVARVRIREGGGATAWYPYVEDLAGLVALSQIGVLEIHPWGARVGRLERPDRLVLDLDPAPGVAWARVVEGALAVRALLGDLGLVSFVKTTGGKGLHVVAPLRPAAGWDALRRLGERIGAELVRRAPDRYTINPLKAARRGRIFVDYLRNLRGATAVATYSPRARPDAPVSMPLGWSDVTGKVRPEDFTLVTVPKQLRAVRKDPWSDFFSVDQAITARTAAALSPAAGPSPALPRRGRAPSRPGRSGSRAGRT, encoded by the coding sequence ATGACCCTGCCCGCGTGGGTCGCGCCGCAGCTGGCCACGCTGGTGTCGGCGCCGCCGGTGGGGGACGAGTGGGTGCACGAGGTCAAGCTCGACGGCTATCGCATGCTCACGCGGATCGACCGCGGGCGTGCCCGGCTCCTGACCCGCAACCGCCAGGACTGGACCGATCACTTCACCTCGGTCGCCGAGGCGGCCGCCGCGCTCCCGGTGAAGGAGGCCCTGCTCGACGGCGAGATCGTGGTGTTCGACGCGGCGGGCGTCTCGAGCTTCCAGGCGCTGCAGCAGGCCGCCGAGTCCGGCCGCGCGCTGACCTACGTGGCCTTCGACCTGCTCTTCGTCGACGGCCGCGACCTGCGCGGCGAGCCACTCATCGCGCGGAAGAAGGCCCTGGCCCGTCTCCTCCGGGGCCGCCGTGGGCGCCTGCGTTACTCGGAGCACTTCGACGCCCCGGGGCAGTCGGTCTACGAGCGCGCGTGCAAGATGGCGCTCGAAGGCATCGTGTGCAAGCGCAAGGACGCGCCCTACGTCTCCGGGCGCGGGTCATCGTGGCTCAAGGTCAAGTGCATGGCCCGGCAGGAGTTCGTCATCGGCGGCTTCACGGATCCCGAGGGGGCGCGCGCCGACTTCGGCTCGCTGCTGCTGGGCGTGCACGAACCGGACGGCCGACTGGTCTACGCCGGCAAGGTCGGCACCGGGTTCACCAACGCCACCCTCGCCACGCTCGGTCAGCGGCTGCGCCGGCTCGAGCAGCGGACCTCTCCGTTCGCCCCGGACGGGCCGCGGCCGCCCGCGCGCGGCGCCCACTGGGTGAAGCCCACGCTGGTCGGGGAGGTGACCTTCACCGAATGGACCCGCGACGGCCTGCTGCGCCATCCCTCGTTCCAGGGCTTGCGGGACGACAAGCCCGCGGGGCAGGTGGTGCGCGAGCGCAGCCATGCGCCGAGTCCGCCTGCCGGGCGACGGATCGCGGGCGGCAGCGACGCGCCGGTCCAGGTGGCGGGCGTGCGCCTCACCCATCCCGATCGGGTGCTCTACCCCGAGCAGGCCGTCACCAAGCTGGCGCTGGCCCGCTACTACGAGGCCATCGCGGATTGGATCCTGCCCCACGTGACCGGCCGGCCCCTGAGCCTGGTGCGCTGTCCGGAAGGCCAGCGCGGGCAGTGCTTCTACCAGAAGCACGTCGGGGCCGGCATGCCGGAGGACGTCGCGCGCGTCCGGATCCGCGAGGGCGGCGGCGCCACCGCGTGGTACCCCTACGTGGAGGATCTGGCCGGGCTGGTCGCGCTGAGCCAGATCGGCGTGCTCGAGATCCATCCGTGGGGCGCACGGGTGGGCCGTCTGGAGCGTCCCGATCGTCTCGTGCTCGATCTCGATCCGGCGCCGGGGGTGGCCTGGGCGCGGGTGGTGGAGGGCGCGCTGGCGGTGCGCGCGCTGCTCGGCGACCTGGGGCTGGTCTCGTTCGTGAAGACCACCGGCGGCAAGGGCCTGCACGTCGTGGCGCCGCTGCGCCCGGCGGCGGGCTGGGACGCGCTACGGAGGCTGGGCGAGCGCATCGGGGCCGAGCTGGTCCGCCGCGCACCGGATCGCTACACGATCAACCCGCTGAAGGCCGCGCGGCGCGGGCGCATCTTCGTCGACTACCTCCGGAACCTCCGCGGGGCGACCGCGGTGGCCACCTACTCGCCCCGCGCCCGGCCGGACGCGCCCGTCTCGATGCCGCTCGGCTGGAGCGACGTCACGGGCAAGGTCCGGCCCGAGGATTTCACGCTGGTGACGGTGCCGAAGCAGCTGCGCGCGGTGCGGAAGGATCCCTGGAGCGACTTCTTCTCGGTGGATCAGGCGATCACGGCTCGGACGGCCGCGGCGCTCAGCCCTGCGGCCGGGCCGTCACCAGCTCTTCCACGGCGTGGCCGTGCACCGTCCCGTCCTGGGCGCAGCGGATCACGTGCTGGCCGCACGTGA
- a CDS encoding DNA polymerase ligase N-terminal domain-containing protein, with amino-acid sequence MSLATYRRKRDFAATPEPRGGRRRAARRLSFVIQRHAATRLHYDFRLELDGVLKSWAVPKEPRPVPGEKRLAVHVEDHPLEYGRFQGVIPEGHYGAGRVAIWDRGWWEADGDPRAGYRKGSLKFTLHGRRLRGGWALVRMRPRDEEPRAKENWLLIKERDAGTTPPTRKPPSRKRASRPAR; translated from the coding sequence GTGAGCCTCGCGACCTATCGTCGCAAGCGGGACTTCGCGGCCACGCCCGAGCCGCGCGGCGGGCGGCGCCGCGCGGCGCGGCGACTCTCCTTCGTCATCCAGCGGCACGCGGCCACCCGCCTGCACTACGATTTCCGCCTGGAGCTGGACGGGGTGCTCAAGAGCTGGGCGGTGCCCAAGGAGCCCAGGCCGGTGCCGGGCGAGAAGCGGCTCGCGGTGCACGTCGAGGATCATCCGCTCGAGTACGGACGCTTCCAGGGGGTGATCCCGGAAGGCCACTACGGGGCCGGGCGCGTCGCGATCTGGGACCGCGGCTGGTGGGAGGCCGACGGCGACCCGCGCGCCGGCTACCGGAAGGGCTCGCTGAAGTTCACCCTGCACGGCCGCCGGCTGCGCGGCGGCTGGGCGCTGGTCCGCATGCGGCCGCGCGACGAGGAGCCTCGCGCGAAGGAGAACTGGCTCCTGATCAAGGAGCGCGACGCGGGCACGACGCCCCCCACCCGGAAGCCTCCGTCCCGGAAGCGCGCCTCACGCCCCGCGCGATGA
- a CDS encoding Ku protein: MASRLWTGSISFGLVNIPVSLVTAEAHDELDFTLLDERDDSPIGYQKINKRTGKPVPSDRIVRGFEYQDGRYVIVSDADLKRASPERTQRIDILSFVEAGEIPPTYFDRPYYLEPGRGGDRGYALFREALRRSGKVAVASVVVKTRQHLAAVVAQDDVLVLDLLRYAAELREPSKLRVPGGLKSLKITDREVSMAERLIAEMTEPWKPERYHDEYRDELLAFIKKRGRAGQLAASPEPEEEAAPRARRAEVIDIADLLQKSLAKAEPRRKREEHHRSRRKKTA; the protein is encoded by the coding sequence ATGGCCTCCCGACTCTGGACCGGCAGTATCTCGTTCGGCCTCGTCAACATCCCGGTCTCGCTGGTGACCGCCGAGGCGCACGACGAGCTGGACTTCACCCTGCTCGACGAGCGCGACGATTCCCCCATCGGCTATCAGAAGATCAACAAGCGTACCGGCAAGCCGGTGCCGAGCGACCGCATCGTGCGGGGCTTCGAGTACCAGGACGGCCGCTACGTCATCGTGAGCGACGCCGATCTCAAGCGGGCGAGCCCGGAGCGCACCCAGCGGATCGACATCCTCTCGTTCGTGGAAGCCGGTGAGATTCCGCCCACGTACTTCGACCGGCCGTACTACCTCGAGCCGGGACGCGGCGGCGATCGCGGCTATGCGCTGTTCCGGGAGGCGCTGCGGCGGAGCGGGAAAGTGGCGGTCGCCAGCGTGGTGGTGAAGACACGCCAGCACCTGGCCGCGGTGGTCGCGCAGGACGACGTGCTGGTCCTCGATCTCCTCCGCTACGCCGCGGAGCTGCGCGAGCCATCGAAGCTGCGGGTGCCCGGCGGGCTGAAGTCGCTGAAGATCACCGACCGCGAGGTCTCGATGGCCGAGCGGCTGATCGCGGAGATGACGGAGCCCTGGAAGCCCGAGCGTTACCACGACGAGTACCGGGACGAGCTGCTCGCCTTCATCAAGAAGCGCGGGCGGGCCGGCCAGCTCGCCGCCTCGCCCGAGCCCGAGGAGGAGGCCGCGCCCCGCGCCCGCCGCGCCGAGGTGATCGACATCGCGGACCTGCTCCAGAAGAGTCTGGCCAAAGCGGAGCCGCGCCGGAAGCGCGAGGAGCACCACCGGTCGCGCCGCAAGAAGACCGCCTGA